The BD1-7 clade bacterium genome includes a window with the following:
- the htpX_3 gene encoding Protease HtpX: MKRVFLFIATNLAIMLVLGVVLSVLGVDSRSSSGLLVIALVFGMGGSFISLMMSKKMAKWSTGAQVIQQPSNPAEQWLLTTVERQANAAGIAMPEVAIYDAPDMNAFATGPSKNNSLVAVSSGLLHSMSEGEIEAVLGHEISHVANGDMVTMALIQGVLNTFVIFLARMAAGVINNVVAQDSEDGEGLGMFAYMGVVMVLELCLGILASTIVAWFSRQREYRADEGGASLASKQKMIGALERLGQSQPSELRGELTAFGINKGQTMMELFMSHPPLEKRIAALRAA; this comes from the coding sequence ATGAAACGTGTTTTTCTGTTTATTGCTACCAACCTTGCCATCATGTTGGTGTTAGGTGTTGTGCTCAGTGTCCTTGGCGTCGATAGCCGTTCCAGCTCGGGGTTGCTTGTTATCGCACTGGTATTTGGTATGGGCGGCTCGTTTATTTCATTGATGATGTCAAAGAAAATGGCCAAGTGGTCTACCGGTGCTCAAGTTATTCAGCAGCCATCAAACCCTGCGGAGCAATGGTTGTTAACGACTGTAGAGCGTCAGGCAAATGCGGCCGGTATCGCCATGCCGGAAGTTGCCATCTATGACGCCCCGGATATGAACGCGTTCGCAACTGGCCCCAGTAAAAACAATTCGTTAGTCGCTGTGAGCAGCGGCTTGTTGCATTCCATGAGTGAGGGCGAAATTGAAGCTGTTTTGGGTCATGAGATCAGCCACGTTGCCAATGGTGACATGGTAACCATGGCGTTGATTCAGGGCGTGCTCAATACGTTTGTTATCTTCTTGGCGAGAATGGCGGCTGGCGTTATTAATAATGTTGTCGCGCAAGACAGCGAAGACGGTGAAGGCTTAGGTATGTTTGCCTACATGGGGGTTGTGATGGTGTTAGAGCTGTGTTTAGGTATTTTGGCCAGTACTATTGTTGCCTGGTTCTCGCGTCAGCGTGAATACCGAGCTGACGAGGGCGGTGCAAGCTTGGCATCCAAACAAAAAATGATTGGTGCCCTTGAGCGCTTAGGGCAGTCTCAGCCTAGCGAACTGCGCGGTGAGCTGACCGCCTTTGGTATCAATAAAGGGCAAACCATGATGGAACTCTTTATGAGTCATCCACCGCTTGAAAAGCGAATTGCGGCTTTGCGCGCGGCATAA
- the nlr gene encoding Neelaredoxin, whose product MPKINRYVDIDQVEREAKKDYIDRHSAFVICEDNAEAGKPFKVTVRVGDQYQHPDDNDHYISTVTLYNKDTKLAEATFFAGSQGGQDEKGNTTVTFDVVLDKDAEFVAHAFCTKHGLWESDAKAVKVAA is encoded by the coding sequence ATGCCAAAAATCAATCGTTACGTTGATATCGACCAAGTAGAACGCGAAGCTAAGAAAGACTACATCGATCGTCACTCTGCTTTCGTCATCTGTGAAGACAATGCAGAAGCTGGCAAGCCTTTCAAAGTAACTGTACGTGTTGGCGATCAATACCAACACCCAGATGACAACGATCACTACATCTCAACAGTTACCCTGTACAACAAAGACACTAAGTTGGCAGAAGCCACTTTCTTTGCTGGCAGCCAAGGCGGTCAAGATGAGAAAGGCAACACCACTGTAACTTTCGACGTTGTTTTGGATAAAGACGCTGAATTTGTTGCTCACGCTTTCTGCACCAAGCACGGTCTGTGGGAAAGTGATGCAAAAGCCGTTAAAGTTGCTGCATAA
- the lagD gene encoding Lactococcin-G-processing and transport ATP-binding protein LagD — translation MNIPLLKNGIVRTPVVMQMQATECGAACLTSILAHFGYWIELRELSQKMAINRDGANLLQIKSTAVTFNLKAQGKMATKRQLRKLKPPFIAHWDKNHFVVVEGFHRGKIHINNPAVGRQVISTDELDRHYSGICLMLEPDTDFEPHGKRPSSTRQLLALFQGNQQTALIIAGYALLMTIPGLTLAAALKSFVDDILIQQTNTWILPLILLLVLAAVLNAIFIYQQNRYLLKLETKLTARISGNFFMHLMKLPMQYFNQRSAGDLMSRLASCHNISALLAGPFSLAFAHMISAAVYAAVMFSMDVKLALAALAITFLNIALVWSTQNLRSEKSAAMLSHQATLAGVSVSALHAAETLKATGSESDFITHQWMREEIQAINASQIMGRTSQYLNTAPGLAHTISIACILGFGSALIIGSNLSIGILLGFQTLMGQFANSIQSVISLAAGIQQSTADLQRFNDVTEVDIDTRNHIPEPTAPDRLSGTLNVDQLAFRYTENSPWVLQNIHFSVAPGERVALVGGSGSGKSTLARILLGLEQPDHGCITIGDRNLADIDNATLSASIASVDQDIFLFEGSISNNLTLWDSSLPMQTVIQAAKDACIHDDIIRRPGGYQAHIAERGANFSGGQCQRLEIARALTRTPSVLILDEATAALDALTERRIDNNLRKRAISCLIIAHRLSTIKDCDQILVLDNGTLVERGSHDQLIALNGHYAALVKSQ, via the coding sequence ATGAATATACCGCTGCTGAAAAACGGCATCGTAAGAACCCCCGTTGTTATGCAGATGCAAGCCACTGAATGCGGCGCAGCATGCTTAACGAGTATCCTTGCCCACTTCGGCTACTGGATTGAACTACGAGAGCTGAGCCAAAAAATGGCCATCAATCGAGATGGTGCCAACCTACTTCAAATAAAATCCACGGCCGTGACATTCAACTTAAAAGCGCAAGGGAAAATGGCGACTAAACGCCAACTGCGAAAACTCAAACCGCCTTTTATTGCACACTGGGACAAAAACCATTTTGTCGTCGTTGAAGGGTTCCACCGCGGTAAGATTCACATTAATAACCCGGCAGTTGGACGTCAGGTTATCTCCACAGACGAACTGGATCGCCATTATTCAGGCATCTGCTTGATGCTCGAACCGGATACGGATTTTGAACCACACGGTAAAAGACCCTCGTCTACGCGCCAATTACTGGCCCTCTTTCAAGGCAATCAGCAAACCGCACTGATCATTGCCGGTTACGCTCTGTTAATGACCATACCCGGGCTAACCCTAGCCGCAGCACTTAAATCCTTTGTTGATGACATTCTGATACAGCAAACCAACACCTGGATATTGCCGCTGATTCTATTATTGGTGCTCGCAGCAGTTTTGAATGCGATCTTTATCTATCAACAAAACCGTTATCTACTGAAACTCGAGACCAAACTCACAGCCCGTATCTCGGGTAATTTTTTCATGCACTTGATGAAACTGCCCATGCAGTATTTCAATCAACGTTCAGCTGGCGATCTGATGTCACGGCTGGCTTCTTGCCACAATATATCAGCATTGTTGGCAGGGCCGTTTTCTCTTGCCTTTGCGCACATGATATCCGCTGCGGTTTACGCCGCAGTGATGTTTTCTATGGATGTCAAACTTGCTCTCGCTGCCTTAGCCATCACCTTTTTGAACATTGCCCTGGTTTGGAGTACACAGAACCTTCGCAGTGAGAAAAGCGCGGCTATGTTAAGCCATCAAGCCACCCTCGCGGGTGTTTCAGTATCGGCATTGCATGCCGCAGAAACACTGAAAGCAACCGGATCAGAATCTGACTTCATTACCCATCAATGGATGAGAGAAGAAATTCAAGCCATCAATGCCAGCCAAATCATGGGCCGCACATCACAATACTTGAACACTGCCCCTGGGCTTGCCCACACCATCAGCATTGCCTGTATCTTGGGTTTTGGCTCTGCCTTAATCATCGGCAGCAACCTCAGCATTGGCATACTGCTAGGTTTCCAAACACTAATGGGACAATTCGCCAACTCGATTCAGTCGGTAATCAGCCTCGCTGCAGGCATCCAACAATCAACGGCTGATCTACAGCGTTTTAACGATGTCACCGAAGTCGACATCGACACACGCAATCATATTCCCGAACCGACGGCACCCGATCGACTCAGCGGCACGCTGAACGTCGATCAACTGGCCTTCCGCTATACCGAAAACAGCCCATGGGTGCTGCAAAACATTCACTTTTCAGTGGCACCCGGCGAAAGAGTCGCACTCGTGGGTGGTTCAGGATCCGGCAAATCGACACTGGCAAGAATTCTATTAGGATTGGAACAACCCGATCACGGATGCATAACCATTGGCGATCGCAACCTTGCAGATATCGACAATGCAACACTATCGGCATCCATCGCCAGTGTCGATCAAGATATTTTCCTGTTTGAGGGATCCATATCAAACAACCTGACCCTGTGGGATTCGAGCTTACCGATGCAGACAGTAATACAGGCTGCCAAGGATGCGTGTATTCATGACGATATTATTCGCAGGCCCGGTGGCTACCAAGCTCACATTGCCGAACGCGGCGCAAATTTCAGTGGTGGCCAGTGCCAACGCCTGGAAATCGCTAGGGCACTGACCCGCACCCCGTCGGTATTGATTTTGGACGAAGCCACCGCAGCACTGGATGCACTAACAGAACGACGCATCGATAACAACTTACGTAAACGTGCCATTAGCTGCTTAATCATTGCGCATCGACTCAGCACCATAAAAGACTGCGATCAAATACTCGTGCTCGACAACGGCACACTGGTTGAACGTGGCAGCCACGATCAATTGATAGCGTTGAATGGCCACTATGCGGCGCTGGTGAAATCACAATGA
- a CDS encoding Putative aminotransferase/MSMEI_6121, with protein MNAFNPDQFDQNALQQLQRQLRSEFETLKSAGLSLDLTRGKPSADQLSLSDSLDGILAGNYKSDSGTDTRNYGGLDGLPEAKALAAQALGVDVSDVLIGGNSSLTLMYQSILFAHMFGLNGEVSAWKNETKAKFLCPVPGYDRHFSICEDFDIEMISVPMDDNGPIMDEVEKLIANDTSIKGIWCVPRFSNPTGISYSDEVVDRIARLGNIASDNFRVFWDNAYAIHHINKDAAPIKCLLQAARDAGCEDSVLMFGSTSKVTFAGAGLAYMAASAKNLAAFKNHLGIASIGPDKVNQLRHVKFFGDFDGLLAHMDKHAALLKPRFDAVLSALNTHFGDSDALTWTTPEGGYFVSVDTQQGLASSVVAMAAELGVKLTPAGATFPYGNDPENRNIRLAPSFPTVDDITKAMEIFVLCVKLATVNAKLAD; from the coding sequence TTGAACGCTTTCAATCCAGATCAATTCGATCAAAACGCGCTGCAGCAACTACAACGCCAACTTCGATCGGAATTCGAAACCCTGAAAAGCGCAGGCCTTAGCCTCGACCTGACACGGGGAAAACCGTCGGCAGATCAGCTGAGCCTGAGCGATAGCCTAGACGGCATTCTTGCGGGTAACTACAAGAGTGATAGTGGCACCGACACACGCAACTACGGTGGCCTTGATGGATTGCCTGAAGCCAAGGCTCTGGCAGCTCAAGCGTTGGGGGTTGATGTTTCTGACGTGCTGATCGGTGGCAACAGCAGCCTGACGCTGATGTACCAATCCATCCTGTTTGCTCATATGTTTGGTTTGAACGGTGAAGTATCTGCCTGGAAAAACGAAACCAAGGCCAAATTCCTCTGTCCAGTGCCTGGCTATGACCGCCACTTCAGCATCTGTGAAGATTTTGACATCGAAATGATCAGTGTACCGATGGACGACAACGGCCCGATCATGGATGAAGTTGAAAAACTGATTGCTAATGATACCTCGATTAAAGGTATCTGGTGTGTTCCTCGCTTCTCTAACCCAACAGGCATTAGCTATAGCGATGAAGTTGTAGATCGTATTGCACGCTTGGGTAACATCGCGTCAGATAACTTCCGTGTTTTCTGGGATAACGCCTACGCCATTCATCACATCAATAAAGATGCCGCTCCGATCAAATGCTTGCTTCAAGCAGCACGCGATGCTGGCTGTGAAGACTCGGTATTAATGTTCGGCTCAACATCCAAGGTGACTTTTGCCGGTGCAGGCCTAGCCTACATGGCCGCCTCTGCTAAAAATTTGGCGGCGTTTAAGAATCACTTGGGGATTGCGTCCATTGGCCCTGATAAAGTTAACCAACTACGTCACGTGAAATTTTTTGGTGACTTTGATGGTTTGCTGGCTCATATGGACAAACATGCCGCGCTACTGAAGCCCCGTTTTGATGCAGTATTATCGGCGCTGAATACCCATTTCGGTGACAGCGATGCGTTAACCTGGACCACTCCTGAAGGTGGCTACTTTGTCTCTGTTGATACACAGCAAGGCCTTGCTTCATCAGTGGTTGCCATGGCTGCAGAGCTAGGCGTTAAGTTGACACCTGCTGGGGCAACCTTTCCCTACGGCAATGATCCGGAAAACCGCAACATTCGCTTGGCACCGAGTTTTCCTACCGTTGACGATATCACCAAAGCGATGGAAATCTTTGTCTTATGCGTCAAGCTAGCGACAGTGAATGCCAAGCTGGCAGATTAA
- a CDS encoding Putative acyl-CoA dehydrogenase FadE17, which produces MDVCMSFAEEVSRWIADNCPNEMFTPMPVIEEVWGGRKEQFVNADAKVWLERVAEQGWLAPSWPKEYGGAGLDGDQVKTLKNTFKTAGCRPALMSLGIWMMGPTIMEFGNDEQKLRFLPDIAAGKTRWCQGYSEPGAGSDLASLSCKAELDTETNEYVVSGQKVWTSYADKSDYLFCLVRTDFSASKHNGISVLLIDMESQGVSTRPIRLISGASHFCEVFLDQVRVPAANLLGETNHGWSIAKRMLEHERKMMGQSDLTDNYNPVLSDFAKRYQGDENGRIDDLALRDRIAGNEIDIAALDLTNLRIKEEIKAGEFPIASTILKYAMTLAYQDKFELLLEILGNKGLGWEDLQSFSTDEERAAREFAFSKIQTIGGGTSEIQLNIIAKRVLGLPD; this is translated from the coding sequence ATGGACGTTTGTATGAGTTTTGCTGAGGAAGTTAGCCGATGGATTGCCGATAATTGTCCTAATGAAATGTTCACGCCCATGCCTGTCATTGAAGAAGTGTGGGGCGGTAGGAAGGAGCAGTTTGTGAATGCTGATGCAAAAGTTTGGCTCGAACGTGTAGCGGAGCAAGGATGGTTGGCGCCGTCTTGGCCGAAGGAGTATGGCGGTGCGGGGTTGGATGGTGACCAGGTAAAAACGCTAAAAAATACTTTTAAAACAGCGGGTTGCCGGCCTGCATTGATGAGCTTGGGTATTTGGATGATGGGGCCTACCATCATGGAGTTTGGCAACGATGAGCAAAAGTTGCGTTTCTTGCCGGATATTGCTGCGGGCAAAACGCGCTGGTGTCAGGGATATAGTGAACCCGGGGCCGGGTCGGACCTTGCCAGTTTGTCGTGTAAGGCTGAGCTGGATACTGAAACCAACGAATATGTTGTGAGCGGACAGAAGGTTTGGACTTCTTACGCCGACAAATCTGACTATCTCTTTTGCCTGGTTCGTACAGATTTTAGTGCATCCAAACACAACGGCATCAGTGTGTTGTTGATCGATATGGAAAGCCAGGGCGTTTCAACGCGGCCTATTCGTTTAATCAGTGGTGCATCGCATTTTTGTGAAGTGTTTTTGGATCAGGTTCGAGTGCCGGCAGCGAATTTGCTCGGAGAAACCAATCACGGCTGGTCGATCGCCAAGCGTATGTTGGAACATGAACGTAAAATGATGGGGCAATCGGATCTGACAGACAACTACAACCCCGTGTTGTCGGATTTTGCCAAGCGTTATCAGGGCGACGAAAATGGCCGTATTGATGACTTGGCATTACGTGATCGCATTGCTGGCAATGAAATTGATATTGCCGCGTTAGATCTAACCAACTTGCGAATCAAAGAAGAGATCAAAGCCGGTGAATTTCCGATTGCATCGACCATCCTCAAATATGCCATGACATTGGCCTATCAGGATAAATTTGAATTGTTACTGGAGATTCTTGGTAATAAAGGCCTCGGTTGGGAAGATTTACAATCATTTTCGACAGACGAAGAGCGTGCAGCGCGCGAATTCGCGTTTTCCAAGATTCAAACGATTGGTGGCGGTACCTCAGAGATTCAACTGAATATTATTGCCAAACGTGTACTTGGATTGCCCGATTGA
- a CDS encoding Putative diacyglycerol O-acyltransferase — protein sequence MKQLGNQDAGFVYNETPTTPMHIAGLGIYDQSTAPGGRLGHKDIINYVQDRIHLAPIFRYKYVEVPFSLDKPYWIEDPDFDIEFHIRHIALPQPGDWRQLCILASRLNSRPIDFSRPLWEAYIIEGLDNIEGLPKGSFAIMVKVHHSIVDGASGQAIFAALHDLSPDSTPMSPATPMTVDRKPTSAELIGRALPNLMGRPLSQTRSFYKKAPNLVRQAIRLYRGDLKSGAKLRVPQTRFNHSISPHRVFEGTYFPLEDIKYIKNTIGQGTTVNDVMLSIIGGGMRKYLDKHDELPEESMCAMLPQDIRTEETRDQQGNMVGGIFADIHTNVEDPIERLVSIHQSTDEAKHLAMEMDTAAVVQNYMGGFFNPRMGRRFNKLIQNSKVMERFGPFACNTLATNVPGPDFPLYHAGAQMVAYWGIPPLMDCLGLGHAIFSYCGRISLSAMACREMMPDPEFYVECIEEAYEEILTAAKDYEAEVKKAAVSTPAPKKRTARKSSAKATSSAKVEATAETAETASDEPAAKPARKRAASKASATSKPKAAQEDVETLKETA from the coding sequence ATGAAACAACTCGGCAACCAAGACGCCGGTTTTGTCTATAACGAAACACCGACTACGCCCATGCATATTGCAGGGCTGGGTATTTACGATCAATCCACCGCTCCAGGTGGTCGCCTTGGTCACAAAGACATTATCAACTATGTTCAAGATCGCATCCATCTGGCGCCGATCTTCCGCTACAAATATGTTGAAGTCCCATTCAGTCTCGATAAACCTTACTGGATTGAAGACCCTGATTTTGATATCGAATTCCATATTCGTCATATCGCCCTGCCACAGCCAGGTGATTGGCGTCAGCTTTGTATTCTGGCATCTCGCCTGAATTCACGTCCTATCGATTTCAGCCGCCCGCTATGGGAAGCCTATATCATTGAAGGACTCGACAATATCGAAGGGCTACCAAAAGGCAGCTTCGCGATCATGGTCAAGGTTCATCACTCCATCGTCGATGGCGCATCTGGACAGGCTATCTTCGCTGCACTTCATGATTTGTCGCCAGACTCTACCCCCATGTCACCAGCAACACCCATGACCGTCGATCGTAAACCGACATCTGCTGAATTGATTGGCCGTGCATTGCCAAACTTGATGGGTCGCCCTCTCTCACAAACACGTTCTTTCTACAAAAAAGCACCGAATCTGGTTCGCCAGGCGATTCGCCTGTATCGCGGTGATCTGAAAAGCGGGGCTAAACTGCGTGTTCCTCAAACGCGTTTCAATCACAGCATCAGCCCGCACCGTGTTTTTGAAGGAACGTACTTCCCATTGGAAGACATCAAGTACATCAAAAATACCATTGGCCAAGGTACCACCGTCAACGACGTTATGCTTTCCATCATTGGCGGCGGTATGCGTAAGTACTTGGACAAACACGACGAGCTACCGGAAGAATCCATGTGTGCGATGCTGCCACAGGATATTCGCACCGAAGAAACTCGTGATCAGCAGGGCAACATGGTTGGCGGCATCTTTGCTGACATCCATACCAATGTCGAAGACCCTATCGAACGTCTGGTTTCTATCCACCAAAGCACCGATGAAGCGAAACATTTGGCTATGGAAATGGACACCGCAGCGGTTGTTCAGAATTACATGGGCGGTTTCTTCAACCCACGCATGGGCCGTCGCTTCAACAAGTTGATTCAGAACTCCAAAGTGATGGAACGTTTTGGCCCGTTCGCGTGTAATACATTGGCAACGAATGTTCCCGGCCCTGACTTCCCGCTCTATCACGCCGGTGCGCAAATGGTGGCATATTGGGGCATTCCGCCGCTGATGGATTGCCTCGGCCTTGGTCATGCCATCTTCAGTTACTGCGGACGCATATCGCTGTCGGCAATGGCTTGTCGCGAGATGATGCCGGATCCTGAGTTCTATGTTGAATGTATCGAAGAGGCTTACGAAGAGATTCTGACTGCCGCTAAAGACTACGAAGCAGAAGTGAAAAAGGCTGCGGTAAGTACGCCCGCGCCGAAAAAACGCACGGCTCGTAAGTCCTCAGCTAAAGCAACATCCTCTGCGAAAGTCGAAGCCACTGCCGAAACCGCTGAGACTGCAAGCGATGAGCCTGCAGCCAAACCGGCTCGCAAACGAGCTGCGAGCAAAGCATCAGCGACCAGCAAGCCCAAAGCAGCGCAAGAAGACGTTGAAACACTGAAAGAAACTGCCTAA
- the bepC gene encoding Outer membrane efflux protein BepC, translating to MKRQTHTVIWTMIVAGMLLIASMQSRANSGITLREAFALAYKSNPAMRAAEAGYEATTEIKSQALSTFWQPQISVSGDVALERIDQKVNADLDTITHTDEKTVGLNIDYPLFSGGQNQAAGKVADYTINAAEFSVDQTQQTLFLNVTHTFAAIQLTRKTLRFLQEEAKAAENLIRDNRNKLARKLATRVDVARAQQQLSAISVQIDQQLGLLRAANHRFAIITGTRQQPVDQWPTLTENRFSETDAVERSLNNNPQLQAQKASVEASKYFVKQNEGALLPQLGLSYQATYVKDAARYASSGSFDELGYETTQVVTLSVSVPLYLGGNTYSLVRQAKKKAVEAYYQMLDLQNTIVSGAYTAHTQLSTSQKNIQQTAQDVSYAQAIIEGLQVQYRNRQVTVKDVIEARNTYLEARIQHQQAFRRLLLSEAKLLSTMGILTLSYLDTGDDHKQQAIDRKSPSQYPPQ from the coding sequence ATGAAAAGACAGACACATACTGTTATCTGGACGATGATCGTCGCCGGTATGTTGCTCATAGCGAGTATGCAGAGCCGGGCAAACTCGGGTATCACATTAAGAGAAGCATTCGCGCTCGCATACAAAAGTAACCCTGCAATGCGTGCTGCCGAAGCCGGCTATGAAGCAACCACAGAAATAAAATCACAAGCGTTGTCGACGTTCTGGCAACCGCAAATTTCAGTTTCAGGCGACGTAGCACTTGAGCGCATTGACCAAAAAGTTAACGCCGATCTCGATACCATCACCCACACTGACGAAAAAACAGTCGGCCTCAATATCGATTATCCATTGTTTTCCGGCGGCCAAAATCAAGCCGCCGGAAAAGTCGCTGACTACACCATCAATGCTGCCGAATTTAGTGTAGACCAGACACAACAGACACTGTTTCTCAACGTGACACATACCTTTGCAGCCATACAACTTACCCGTAAAACTCTCAGATTTCTTCAGGAAGAAGCAAAAGCTGCCGAGAACCTGATCCGCGACAACCGGAATAAGCTGGCACGCAAACTGGCCACGCGCGTTGATGTTGCACGAGCACAACAACAACTCAGTGCCATCAGCGTGCAGATTGATCAGCAACTCGGCTTGTTGCGTGCCGCTAACCACCGTTTTGCCATCATTACAGGTACTCGCCAACAGCCAGTTGATCAATGGCCAACACTGACAGAGAACCGGTTTTCAGAAACAGACGCTGTGGAACGTAGCCTCAACAACAACCCTCAGCTACAGGCACAAAAGGCCAGTGTTGAAGCCAGTAAATATTTTGTGAAACAAAACGAAGGCGCCCTGCTACCGCAATTGGGTCTGTCGTATCAGGCAACCTACGTCAAAGACGCTGCGCGCTATGCATCAAGCGGATCCTTCGATGAGCTCGGCTACGAAACAACCCAAGTTGTGACGCTGTCAGTGAGCGTGCCCCTGTACCTGGGTGGCAATACATATTCACTAGTGCGGCAAGCAAAGAAAAAAGCCGTAGAAGCTTACTATCAAATGCTCGACTTGCAGAACACGATCGTCTCCGGTGCCTACACCGCACACACGCAATTGAGCACCAGCCAGAAAAACATCCAACAGACCGCTCAAGATGTCAGCTATGCACAGGCAATAATTGAAGGCCTGCAAGTGCAATACCGCAACCGACAGGTCACCGTAAAAGACGTGATTGAAGCCCGAAATACCTATCTTGAAGCCCGCATACAACACCAACAAGCCTTTCGCCGCTTACTGTTAAGCGAAGCAAAACTTTTGTCGACCATGGGCATCCTTACATTGAGTTATCTTGATACTGGCGACGATCACAAGCAGCAAGCTATCGACCGCAAATCCCCGTCTCAATATCCGCCACAATAG
- the aaeA_3 gene encoding p-hydroxybenzoic acid efflux pump subunit AaeA, whose product MDEKNTQPNKAESTDQMYASLQLVPYSGWLFWGAFAVVCLVIVIWAVFGTLSHRGDGMGIVLWKNSRIYQASASSAGTVANIQTKPGSTVMQGEDIITLRHLVDHQKIKIAEKQRDFAKQEYTTWKSLTTEESAKRETLLARRIKTLESNNTELKTQLAYLKNLERNLEKEVKAGYATAQMLHSTRADIDTVQQTIAGNSNTLVSLDEKQLAYLNQNALKAQQLLNSITEAQEKLSELTTQVNIATRVRAPVDGIVTSVNSDLGEFVDAGAKLVTIEAQGKGLEVFAYLPPDKGKRVRPGMRALVTPTTVKRDIYGSIIARVDDVSRLPVSRKEVLAVVGENDLAQSLTADSAPIQVKLVLTTDPNTYSGLAWTSSNGPRQKISPGEFAYVSVELDKIHPINLLIPVFHEWIAPDTSAPRQPDTTGRN is encoded by the coding sequence ATGGACGAAAAAAACACCCAACCCAACAAGGCTGAATCGACCGACCAAATGTATGCCAGCCTGCAACTAGTGCCCTATTCAGGCTGGCTATTCTGGGGCGCATTTGCCGTCGTTTGCCTGGTTATCGTTATTTGGGCCGTCTTCGGCACTCTCTCCCATCGCGGTGATGGCATGGGTATCGTACTGTGGAAGAACAGCCGCATTTATCAAGCTTCCGCCTCCAGTGCCGGCACGGTTGCCAACATCCAAACCAAACCCGGCAGCACAGTGATGCAGGGCGAAGACATTATTACGTTGCGCCACTTGGTGGATCATCAAAAAATTAAAATCGCTGAAAAACAGCGTGATTTCGCCAAGCAGGAATACACCACATGGAAGTCACTGACCACGGAAGAATCCGCAAAACGCGAAACACTTTTGGCACGGCGAATCAAAACGCTGGAATCCAATAATACCGAACTCAAGACACAGCTTGCCTATCTCAAAAACCTCGAGCGCAATCTTGAGAAAGAAGTCAAAGCCGGGTACGCCACAGCACAGATGTTACATTCAACACGCGCTGATATTGATACTGTCCAGCAAACGATTGCCGGTAATTCAAACACTCTCGTATCTCTGGATGAAAAGCAGCTTGCCTACTTAAACCAAAACGCCCTGAAAGCCCAACAACTACTAAATAGCATTACCGAGGCACAAGAAAAACTCAGCGAACTCACCACGCAAGTCAATATCGCAACCCGCGTTCGCGCTCCGGTAGACGGCATAGTGACATCGGTAAATTCAGATCTCGGCGAATTTGTAGATGCCGGAGCCAAGCTCGTGACCATTGAAGCGCAGGGTAAAGGTCTCGAAGTATTTGCCTATCTGCCACCTGACAAAGGCAAACGCGTCAGACCCGGTATGCGGGCACTGGTTACCCCGACAACCGTAAAGCGCGATATCTACGGCTCTATTATTGCGCGGGTCGACGACGTTAGCCGCTTACCCGTATCGCGTAAGGAAGTCTTGGCCGTCGTCGGTGAAAACGATCTCGCCCAAAGTCTGACCGCTGATTCTGCCCCGATTCAGGTCAAATTAGTGTTAACAACTGACCCGAACACATACAGCGGCTTGGCATGGACATCCTCCAATGGACCTCGACAGAAGATCAGCCCCGGAGAATTTGCGTATGTCTCCGTTGAGCTTGATAAAATCCATCCTATTAATCTTCTGATTCCCGTATTTCACGAATGGATTGCGCCGGATACATCAGCGCCTAGGCAGCCTGATACTACGGGACGTAACTAA